The genome window TTGAGACTGATCTCCTGCTGCCGATTGCTGCCCAGGTCAAAGTAGGTGGGAGTCTCCGGTCCGAGCGAGGCGTTGACCGTGTTGCTGATGAACAGATCGGTCTGGTGGGACCCGACGCTGATGCTGCCGTCCCAGACGAAACCCTTGCCGGTGAAGCCGCGGATCCCGGCGACCACCGAACCGTCGGATACCGAGCCTCCGAAGTTGGGAGTGAACCCTCCGGGGAAGATCTCCTGGAACGAGAAGCAATCGGGGTCGGCCGTCACCCGTCCCATGGTGATCGGGTCGGGGACGTGATCGGTGACGGCCACCGTGGGACAGTTGGCCGAGGGTTCGCCGCGCGCGGCCGCAACGTCTCCGATGAGCAGGGTTCGACCCCGGTCGGCGGTGAAGACGCCCCCGCGCGTGTTGGGGTTGCGGAAGAAGAAGCCGCCGGTCACTTCCTTGCCGGCATAGCCGGTGTGCCCGTAGAACTGCAGGCGATCGCTGAGAGGGAAGCCGAAATTACCGAAGAGCTTGAGGTCGCCGTCAATCTCCGGAGAGCCCCAGATCTGGGCGGGGTCTCGGACGTGGGTATTGCCTGCTGCCATGAGAGCCGCCACGTCGCTGCGCTGAACGCTGCGGTCGGTCGGTTCGGCGCCACCGTACTCGAAGCTGAGGTTGGCGAAACCGGTGGAGCCCAACGGCAATCCGGCGTTGCCGGCCACACGGTAGGTGGCGCCGTCCCATGGCTCCGCGTAGGTGCCCGCGTTGAACTCCAGACTGGCGCCCGATCGGCTGTTCTTGGGCAGCAGATTGATGACTCCGGCAATGGCATCGGAGCCGTACTGGGCCGCCGCGCCGTCGCGCAACACCTCGGCCTGCCGCAGGGCAATCGCCGGTATGCCCGAGATGTCGGGTCCCTGGGATCCGAAGGCCACGCCGTTGCCGCCGTGCCAGTCGATGATGGAGGAGCGGTGGCGGCGCTTCCCGTTGACCAGAACCAGCGTGTGGTCGGGGGCCAGATTGCGCAGCATCACGGGCCGCACGATGGTGGAGGCGTCGCTGATGGGCTGGGTGTTGACGTTGAAGGAAGGAACCACCGCCCGCAACTGGTTGGCCAGGTCCCGGCTCCCCTGACTGGTGAAGTCTTCGGTGCGGATGACGTCCACCGGGACCGTGGACTCGGTCACCGACCGCGGCTCGGCCCGGCTCCCTACGACCACAATGGAGGTGGTGACCGCTCCCAATTCGAGCGAGAAGTTGCGAAGGACCAGTTGCCCGGCCCTCAGCTCGACGTCGCTGGCAGTGACGGTTTCGAAGCCTGAAGCCTCCACCGCAACCGTGTAAATCCCGGACTCCAGGGTCAATTGGTAGGCGCCCACGGCATCCGTCAAGCCCGTAACCTCCGCTCCGGTGGCATTGTTGGTCGCCGTGACCTCCGCGGCCGGGATGGACGAGCCATAAGCGTCGTTCACCTCACCTCTCAAGGTAGCGGTATCCTGAGCGTAGGCTGTGCCGGAGATCGCTATCAGGAGCAAGACAAGTGCCGGGACAGCAAGTCTTGGGAACATGAACCTCTCCAGTTGGAACGAATCATTAATACTCAAAGCCCTTTGCAAAATTCGGAAGCGGGACGATTACCGGAAATGGCCACAAAAGGCACAAAAACACAATTTGTGCCTTTTGTGGTTAAAAAGCAGTTTTACCAGGCCGCACCCGATATCGAAAAAGGCAAAACCCAAGGTTTGCCGGCAAGATGACCTGACGCCCTGCGAATTTTGCAAAAAATTCCACAGCCATTGTACTACCTACCAGCGGGCTGGCATCTCTCACTGGGTCGCCGGGCATCGGGGATTCCGATGGCTTGCGCCAATGGCAACCCGCAGACGCCGTAGCCACAGTTTACTGAAGTCTCTACCGATTCAGGGTTTTCGATAGACTACAATTCCAAACAAGTTTGGTGGAGTATCCCCTTGGATCTCAGAAGAGTCCTCCGGGCTGCGGACTCAGCGTCACTCGGAGACAAGTTGGTGCTGCCCCGCCGCGAGGGTGGGCGCCCAATGCCCACCTGGTACGTGGATGCGGTCGGCTTCTGGTGTGTACTGGGATACGCGGCGCTGGCCCTTCTCGCCCGGCAGCCGGGAGAGCCGCCGCTGCCGGCTTTCTTCCTGCTGATCGCCTGGACCGGCTTGCCGGTGTTCGGCCTCTATCTGCACTTCCGCCGGCGAGAGGAGCCCTTTCCGCTCGGCCGCCTGATTTTCTGGACGGTAGCCTTCCGCATCTGCGGGCTGGCGGGCGGTCCCTTCTACGAGGACGACTTTTACAGATACCTGTGGGACGGATACCGCTTCGCCACCGCCGGCACCCCCTACGGCGCGGCCCCGGAGGCTTTCTTCATCGACCCCTCCGTGCCGCCGGCCATGCAGTCCCTGCTCAGCGGCATCAACTATCCCGAACTTCCGACCATCTACGCCCCGGTGACGCAGGCCATCTTTCTGTTTGGCTATTGGGTGCATCCGGGCAGCGTCGCAGTGCTGCAGGCAATCCTGATCCTGTTGGACCTGGCGCTGGTGGTCCTGCTGTTGCGCCTGGCGCCGGCGCGGAACGTGCTGCTCTATGCCTGGTGTCCTCTGGTGATCAAGGAGATCGCCTTTACCGCCCACCCGGACGGCGCCGGCGCCTGCCTTCTGCTGGCAGCTGTTCTGTTGTCCCGGAACCGCCGCTGGCAGGTGGCTGCCATCACGCTGGGGCTGGCCGCGGGAGCCAAGGCGTTCGGCCTGGTGCTGGCGCCGCTGGTGCTGGCCGGAGCCCGCCTGCGGCACTGGATGATGTTCGGCGCCACGGTGGCGGCTGTCTATGCTCCCTTCGTGTTGAGCGGCGGGAGCGATCTGGCATCGCTTCAGGTGTTTGCACGGGAGTGGGAATTCAACTCGTGGCTGTTCGGGCTGCTTGAGACCGCGCTGCCGCCGTTTGAGACCAGACTTGCCCTGGGGCTTGCTTTTGCGGCATTCTGGGCCTGGTACCACGTCGAATACTTTCGGAGCCCCGCTCGGGTGATCCCGCGGGGGGATTGGATCTTCGGCGGGCTGCTGGCGGTATCTCCGGTCATCAATCCCTGGTACCTGCTTTGGCTGTTGCCATTCGCGGCGATTTATCCGACCATTTGGGCCTGGACGGCCTCCCTCGCCGTGCTGCTCAGCTACGCGACCGGGCTGAACCTGCAGGACTACGCCATGCACCCCTTTGGGCAGCCCTGGTGGGTGCGTGTACTGGAGTTCGGGGTGATTCTGTGCGGGCTCGCCTGTGACCTGGTGCGGCGCCGGCGGGCCGGCAATAATGAGGATGAACGACCATGAAAAAAGACCGGATTGAAACGGCGACGGCACGCATGTGGCTGCAGCGCAATTTGGCCTTGACCCTGCTCGCCACGGCTATTCTGGCTACCGCCTGCGCTCCCCCGCAACCGGAACGGATCTCCGATTGGGATGCCAGCGACGAGTCCAATGTCGAGCCTATCGATCACGGCCCTTGGCAGAACATCCTGGACGCCTACCTCGATCCCGATCCCCAGGGCGTCAATGTCCTCGACTATGCCGCTCTGGCAGCCAGTTCCGATGACACGGCCAAGTTGGCCGGATACCTCGAGCACCTGCAAGGAATCGACCCCCGAGATTACCGCCGGGCGGAGCAGATGGCCTACTGGATCAACCTGTACAACGCCCGCACCGTGAAGATGGTCTCGGACTCCTATCCGGTGGATACGATCAGGGAGATCCACCAGGGCGACGTCCCGATGACCGGCCCCTGGGGAGACGTGTGCGCCAATGTCGCCGGCCAGGACCTAACGCTCGACCAGATAGAGCACCACATTCTCCGCCCCATCTGGCGGGACAAGCGGATTCACTACGCGGTGAACTGCGCCGCCTACAGTTGTCCGCAACTGATGGAGACGGCCTTCACTGCCGCCAATACCGAGTCGCTGCTCGAAGCAGGGGCGCGGACCTACGTGAACAGTGCTCGAGGTGTGGACGTGGTCGACGATGAGTTCATCGTCTTGTCCAGCATTTACAAATGGTATCCCGAGGACTTCGGGGATACCGAGGAGTCGCTGTTAGAGCATCTCGTCCACTACGCCGACAGCGAGTTGGCAGACTTTCTCGAAGGGTTCGAGGGCACGATCGACTACGACTACGACTGGAAGCTGAACCAACCCCAGCCCTGATTACACACTTCACACCCACGGGAGACAGACGCCAAACGCCGCTCCAACGTTACTTCGCGAACTCTCGTCGGCCGAGGCACAAAGCACGCGCCTGCACCCGGCGACACCACCACTTGAAATTCGGTAAGATCACCTTTTTTTACCGCAACCGTTCGGTTTTCGTTTGTCAAACGTCACAAACGGCAATAAGGTATTTGAGCGCAACAAGAGGAGGATAGAGACATGAAGAAATTTGTATTGGCAGCCATCGTTCTCGCCGCCGGCATAGGGCTATTCCAGCTTTGGGTCTCGGCCTCCGGCTCCATCGGACCGGGATCCGGCAAGGTGAGTCCGCGCGCGGCCTACTCGAAAGGCAAGGCTCTGACGTTCGACCTGCTGGTCTGCGATACCTGCCCGCTAAAGAAGGGCGAACTCGATCGTGACCGTGCCAGGAGCCTCAGGGCCAGTCTGGAGGCGGTCTACAACGGCAAGACAACGGGATCGCCGGACGACGATGCGGTCACCGCGCTGTGCGGTAAAGACGACGTACAGGGCGAAGAATGCAAAATGAGGATGGAAGTGGTTCACTACTTCCTGACCCGGCGCTTCAAACTCTAGCCCGTCTTCCTCGCAATCCATTCGATAAACAAGGAAGGTATCTACCCTATGATCCGCAATAGTCGTTCGTTCGTGACCGTTCTGGTCGGCTCGGGGCTTGCCCTGTGCTTGTGGGCCCCTCTCTCGTTCGCCCAGGGCACGCCCTGGTTGGCCGAGCCGGGGACCGGCAGCGTCAACATTTCCTTCGTCAACCAGAATGCCACCGAGTTTTTCCGCCAGACCACCAAGGTGAAGGGACCTCTGGAGGCGACCGGGGCCAACCTGGCGCAAAACACCATGTGGTTCGGGGTCAACTACGCCATCAATGACTCGGTAGCTATAGACGTGCAATCTGCTTGGGCGCGGAGCTTCGTGGCGGGCGCGGTCGGACCGTCGGGCGGCCAGGAGAGCTACAGCGGGATATTCGATTCCACCCTCGCCGTCACCTGGCGAATCGTCGATGAGCTTGTCAGCGACGCGCCCAGCGTCGCCGTGCGGGTGGGAGCGATCATCCCCGGCAGCTACGACACCGGCTATATCAACTCGCTCGGCGACGGCGGCGCCGGGGTCGAAACCTCGCTCATCATCGGCAAGTTCGGCAGCGCGGCAGGAGTCTCGGCGGAGATCGGCTACCGGAACCGCACCAGCACCGAGGTCAACACCCAGGCGCTGGGCGGCGCTGCCTCGGGTGGGGAGAAGGTCGACATCCCGGCGGACGTATTCCTCAACCTGGGTCTCTTCATCCCGGCCGGCGACTATTTGACTGTCGGGGCGGACTATCGGATGGTCAATGCACTTGACGGCATCGACATCGGCGGGCCGGGCTTCTCGCCGAGCCAGTTTCCCGGCTTGCAGGAGGACGCGCACATCGTGGGCGGGCGGCTGATGGCCGACGTCGCCGACAACGTCAGCCTGAACGGGTTCGTCGGACGAGTGGTGGCGGGGCGGAACACGGCAGCCTCGCTGCTCATCAGCTTCGGCGTCAGCCTCGGCTTCGGCGGAGGCGGCGTCGGGTTCTAGCCGGAGATATTGCTACAACAGCATGTTCAGGGAAAGATCTTCACCTCAGGACTGACTATGGGCTCTGAATAGGGCCGACTACCCTTTCAAAGGCGAGTTCATCACCAATAAAAGGGATCATATGTTGAAGCCACCCGGAGCCTCAGGGAGCCCTCCGTATATCGGCGCCTGCTCCTGTCCCACTACCTCCCTCAGTTGCAAGATAACCTAGCCAAGACAGGTCCCGTGAGGGACGTGACGCGCTCAGGGGTCCAGTCTCGGTGAATCATGCCGGCTATCGGTAGATCGCGGGGGGGCGGACCGAGCCGGATCCGGCTCGTCGGCGACGGGGACCGGAAAACGCAGCCAGGTGCACCACAACCTCATCCACCAGGAGAGCGCCGGCCACCAGGTGGTCGGCCACGCAGCCGAGGTCTCGGCCCAACCCCAAAGCCGGGCGGTCCTCGAAGGACGCCTTGAGGATGCCGGCAAGGAAGGATCGGGCTTCCGCCGCCCGGCCCGACCTCTTTTGCGAGATTGGACGTTCGATGACGTCGACGGCATAGCTTCGAACGAGCCTGGGCAGCATCGAAGCGAAGGTTTCGGGTTGGTCGAACAGATCCAGGCCGAGTCGCTCCTTTCCGACCATGAAGACGGCACCGACTTGACCGGGAAGCGAATTGACGGATTCGACGTATTGATCGAGCGTCGCGGCATGCCGTTCAAAGATCGAACTCATGGCTCTGCTGGGCGATGCCGCATCCATGGCGGCGGCTTTGGCCGCAATGGAGTGCCAGACCTGGGCCTGGTCGGACACCCTTTCACCGGTCTCAGCCAATGAATGGAGCACGCTGGCGAGCCTCTCAGTCCTGCCCCGCGCGTACTGCAGCTGCTCGGTCACGACGAAATCGTCTCGCTCATAGTCCCAACGGCCCTCCTCCACGCACGACACGGGAATGACCACCGTGTGTTGCTCCGGGATGAGCATGGTGAGATTGGCAACGCGATTCTGCTTGGCCCCGACCAATTCTTCCCCGTCCAGGATCAGCACCGGCAGCTTCGATCGGTTCTCCACCGCAAGGTCAGGCACGCTTCCGGCTCGGGACACCTCTTTGACGGTGACCAAGCCTCCCCGCAGGCCGTCGGCCAGCATCAGGTATTGGAGGCTGCTGCGGACGTCCGACAACA of Acidobacteriota bacterium contains these proteins:
- a CDS encoding TonB-dependent receptor, whose protein sequence is MFPRLAVPALVLLLIAISGTAYAQDTATLRGEVNDAYGSSIPAAEVTATNNATGAEVTGLTDAVGAYQLTLESGIYTVAVEASGFETVTASDVELRAGQLVLRNFSLELGAVTTSIVVVGSRAEPRSVTESTVPVDVIRTEDFTSQGSRDLANQLRAVVPSFNVNTQPISDASTIVRPVMLRNLAPDHTLVLVNGKRRHRSSIIDWHGGNGVAFGSQGPDISGIPAIALRQAEVLRDGAAAQYGSDAIAGVINLLPKNSRSGASLEFNAGTYAEPWDGATYRVAGNAGLPLGSTGFANLSFEYGGAEPTDRSVQRSDVAALMAAGNTHVRDPAQIWGSPEIDGDLKLFGNFGFPLSDRLQFYGHTGYAGKEVTGGFFFRNPNTRGGVFTADRGRTLLIGDVAAARGEPSANCPTVAVTDHVPDPITMGRVTADPDCFSFQEIFPGGFTPNFGGSVSDGSVVAGIRGFTGKGFVWDGSISVGSHQTDLFISNTVNASLGPETPTYFDLGSNRQQEISLNLDVSYAVSDRLNLAAGAEWRDEQYETRLGQRESWEVGPYAAQGFSAGSNGFSGYSPQAAGQWNRSNIAAYGDVELSGAEDRWTVGTAARIENFEDFGTTVNGKLSGRYRLADPFSLRASLSSGFRAPTPGQQNGFNLSTIFDPTLGDLVERGTVPSIFPVARLRGGEPLKPETSVNYTAGAVLEQGTLILTADYFRIDVADRLAVTQDFTLTPTEVDQLLEAGVANARGLASFRFFTNDITTTTQGIDLVFSYAPPRLKGGTVFSAVFNHTDTQVTHFNPELLNVARRLRELQEALPRNRWNASVSQKIGPVNVLGRLNYYGAWFDWDSAQTLFNGKPVFDLEVGLPFSEETSLAMGARNAFNTFPDVSPNATSVGEQYSEYTPWGFNGAYFYFRLSYSFKKLGQ
- a CDS encoding DUF547 domain-containing protein; protein product: MKKDRIETATARMWLQRNLALTLLATAILATACAPPQPERISDWDASDESNVEPIDHGPWQNILDAYLDPDPQGVNVLDYAALAASSDDTAKLAGYLEHLQGIDPRDYRRAEQMAYWINLYNARTVKMVSDSYPVDTIREIHQGDVPMTGPWGDVCANVAGQDLTLDQIEHHILRPIWRDKRIHYAVNCAAYSCPQLMETAFTAANTESLLEAGARTYVNSARGVDVVDDEFIVLSSIYKWYPEDFGDTEESLLEHLVHYADSELADFLEGFEGTIDYDYDWKLNQPQP